GTTCGGCGCGCCCATCAGCAGGTCCTGCGCGCGCTGGTTCAGCGGGAACGCGATGACCTCGCGGATGTTCGGCTCGTCGGCCAGAAGCATGATGATGCGGTCGAGGCCGGGGGCGATGCCACCGTGGGGGGGCGCCCCGTAGTGGAAGGCCTTCCAGAGGGCGGGGAACTTCGACTTCACCGTGTCCTCCGGATACCCGGCAATCTCGAAGGCTTTCAGCATCACTTCTGGGCGGTGGTTGCGGATGGCGCCCGAGGAGAGCTCGATGCCGTTGCAGACGATGTCGTACTGGTAGGCCAGCACGTCCAGCGGGTCCTGGTTCAGCAGGGCGTCCATGCCGCCCTGGGGCATGGAGAACGGGTTGTGGCAGAAGTCCACCTTCTTCAGGTCCTCGTTCCACTCGAACATGGGGAAATCCACGATCCAGCAGAAGGCGGCCAAGTTACGGTCAATCAGCCCAAGATGGCGGCCCAGCCAGACGCGCACCTTGCCCATCAGCGCGTTTGTCTCCGGACGGGGCCCCGCGCCGAAGAAGAGCGCATCGCCCTCCTCCGCGCCCATCCGCTCAACAAGCGCCCGCTTTTCGTCCTCGCTGAGGAACTTGGCAATGGGCCCCTTGAGCTCGCCGCCGCGCAGGGCCAGCCATGCCAGGCCCTTCGCGCCCTCGGAGCGGGCGTGGCGTTCGGCGTCGTCGAAGAACTTGCGCGGCTGCTCCGCCGCGCCCTTGGCGTTCAGCACCTTCACCGCGCCGCCCGTCTCCACCTGCGCGCTGAACACCTTCAGCTCGCAGTTCCCGAAGAGGTCCGTGCAGTCCGTCATCCGCATCTCGAAACGGGTGTCCGGCTTGTCCGAGCCGTACCACTCCATGGCGTCGCGGTAGGCGATGCGCGGGAACACCTCGTTCTGGATGGTCTTGTCCGACAGTTCACGGAAGAGCCGCACCAGCAGCATCTCCAGTTCCGCGAAAAGGTCGTCCTGTGTGATGTAGGACATCTCGATATCAATCTGATAAAACTCGCCAGGACTCCGATCCGCGCGCGAGTCCTCATCGCGAAAACAGGGCGCAATCTGGAAATACTTGTCGAAGCCGGAGACCATCAGGAGCTGCTTGAACTGCTGGGGTGCCTGGGGCAGGGCGTAAAACTGCCCCGGATACAGGCGGCTGGGAACCAGATAGTCCCGCGCGCCCTCCG
This region of Candidatus Hydrogenedentota bacterium genomic DNA includes:
- the aspS gene encoding aspartate--tRNA ligase, producing MHPYRTHTCGALRKTDADTTVKLSGWVHRKRDHGGVIFLDLRDHYGVTQVVVNPGEAFFAEAEKSRSEAVVTVTGRVVARTPETVNPNMATGEIEVVAESFAIESMCDTLPFPVSQELECPEETRLEYRFLDLRRERMHKNILLRSKTSMLVRRHMTERGFVEYHTPILTASSPEGARDYLVPSRLYPGQFYALPQAPQQFKQLLMVSGFDKYFQIAPCFRDEDSRADRSPGEFYQIDIEMSYITQDDLFAELEMLLVRLFRELSDKTIQNEVFPRIAYRDAMEWYGSDKPDTRFEMRMTDCTDLFGNCELKVFSAQVETGGAVKVLNAKGAAEQPRKFFDDAERHARSEGAKGLAWLALRGGELKGPIAKFLSEDEKRALVERMGAEEGDALFFGAGPRPETNALMGKVRVWLGRHLGLIDRNLAAFCWIVDFPMFEWNEDLKKVDFCHNPFSMPQGGMDALLNQDPLDVLAYQYDIVCNGIELSSGAIRNHRPEVMLKAFEIAGYPEDTVKSKFPALWKAFHYGAPPHGGIAPGLDRIIMLLADEPNIREVIAFPLNQRAQDLLMGAPNTVEQRQLDELHLEIKYPPEAQ